The Sphaerospermopsis torques-reginae ITEP-024 genome has a window encoding:
- a CDS encoding FAD/NAD(P)-binding protein: MMKIDLAIIGAGPHALTLVAHLLQKRQSIKSKFAVFDPSGTWLSRWKQQFAALEIPHLRSPAVHHPHPNPFALRKFAESRSLELFPPYDLPGTQLFADFCQDVITERKLQDQVIPVAVTSIKPLSDHLRPQFQLGLSDGKTLTARRVVLATGSGKINIPDWVNQIKTVYPQDRLSHSHTVDLRKYHSLAGQRVLIVGGGLTSGHLAVGAISRGAKVHLMMRRQLSEKLFDAAPGWLGPKYLKGFFEQNWQQRWKLIQEARNGGSITPAIATQLRKEKHRGNIIIDENCQIVKAEWLSNNWQVECDNGNIYNFDYIWLATGTKFDVTTEPLLQDILATYPTQIVNGLPVLDTYLRWPGCELFIMGGLAALQVGPTARNLSGARMACEKIVPAIVKPSVAFSASITEIKAS, from the coding sequence ATGATGAAAATAGACTTAGCAATAATCGGTGCTGGACCTCATGCACTAACTTTAGTTGCCCATCTCTTGCAAAAACGCCAATCTATTAAAAGTAAATTCGCTGTATTTGATCCTAGTGGTACATGGTTGAGTCGCTGGAAACAGCAATTTGCAGCTTTGGAAATTCCCCATTTGCGATCGCCCGCAGTGCATCATCCCCACCCTAACCCCTTCGCTTTAAGGAAATTTGCTGAATCTCGTTCTCTGGAACTTTTTCCCCCCTACGACTTACCCGGCACTCAACTATTTGCGGATTTTTGCCAGGATGTCATCACTGAACGAAAGTTACAGGATCAGGTCATTCCTGTAGCTGTAACCAGCATTAAACCCCTTTCAGATCATTTGCGTCCTCAATTTCAATTAGGGCTGTCAGATGGAAAAACCCTAACTGCACGCAGGGTAGTGTTAGCAACTGGTAGTGGTAAAATCAACATCCCTGATTGGGTCAATCAAATTAAAACAGTGTATCCTCAAGATAGACTCAGCCATTCTCACACTGTAGATTTACGGAAATATCACAGTTTAGCAGGTCAAAGAGTCTTAATTGTCGGTGGTGGTTTAACCAGTGGACATTTAGCCGTAGGTGCAATTTCTCGTGGTGCAAAAGTTCACTTAATGATGCGCCGACAATTATCAGAAAAGCTATTTGACGCTGCACCCGGTTGGTTAGGACCAAAATATCTCAAAGGATTTTTTGAGCAAAATTGGCAACAACGCTGGAAACTCATTCAAGAAGCTAGAAATGGTGGTTCTATCACACCAGCGATCGCTACCCAACTTCGTAAAGAAAAGCATCGTGGTAATATTATCATTGATGAAAACTGTCAAATAGTCAAAGCAGAATGGTTAAGTAATAACTGGCAAGTAGAATGTGATAACGGTAATATTTACAACTTTGATTATATTTGGTTAGCCACAGGTACTAAATTTGATGTCACCACAGAACCCTTACTACAGGACATTTTAGCCACCTATCCCACCCAAATAGTTAACGGTTTACCGGTTTTAGATACTTATCTGCGTTGGCCTGGTTGTGAATTATTTATCATGGGTGGTTTAGCAGCATTGCAAGTAGGACCCACAGCTAGAAACCTATCCGGTGCAAGAATGGCCTGTGAAAAAATCGTTCCGGCCATAGTTAAACCCAGTGTAGCTTTTTCAGCTAGTATTACGGAAATTAAAGCCAGCTAA
- a CDS encoding type II toxin-antitoxin system RelE/ParE family toxin: MNSYRLSQLAEQDLEDIWVYIAQNNQIAADTEIAKILNCFPKLAKFPGMGRSRDDLLPELRSFPVKPYIVFYTKIDDGIDPASYIIMIIILKKQ, from the coding sequence ATGAATAGCTACAGACTTTCCCAACTAGCTGAACAAGATTTAGAAGATATATGGGTTTATATTGCCCAAAATAATCAAATCGCAGCAGATACAGAAATCGCTAAAATTCTCAATTGCTTCCCAAAGTTAGCTAAATTTCCTGGCATGGGTAGAAGCAGGGATGATTTGTTGCCAGAACTCAGAAGCTTTCCTGTTAAACCGTACATCGTATTTTACACAAAAATTGATGATGGGATTGACCCCGCAAGCTATATAATAATGATTATCATTTTAAAAAAGCAGTAA
- a CDS encoding ABC transporter substrate-binding protein: MSLKRLIRKINRSFGKKLTSLVVALGLLIIVPTSIYLIFNPSEMESHITLQENVITNSRGQNLSSCPQLIIKNTDLNNRISLGNKTLIGEQFLIPDHTDMNRNKKIQLSVKKKQAGTQAFAQGNCEEAKKLFAEAKNIFPNDPENIIYLHNVQVGSNPLKIAVSVPIGNQPPIAQEILRGVAYAQYKINETGINNRKLLVEIINDDNDSGVVKKVAEELVKDATILAVIGHNTSKASLAAAPFYNDQLVMVSPTSTSDNLSNYNKFIFRSVFTNREMTKTLAKYAVKTINKNPIAVCYAHDDPSSKSFTVDFRKSVNNEGGKTIEIDCNLSSSNFNAVTAVSQAINLGANGLFIDPEINQLNTAINLANVNNGRLVLFGEPTLYTKEILQGQVEGLVLVAPWHPDLNPSFAQNMQSFWGGPVNWRTGMAYDATQAIIAGLQQKQTRQGLQQVLGSREFTAQGENGEIKFDYDSGDRLGTVVLVTVSNKNFKSIPVK, encoded by the coding sequence ATGAGCTTAAAAAGATTGATCAGAAAAATTAACAGAAGTTTTGGTAAAAAACTAACATCTTTGGTTGTTGCTTTAGGATTATTAATTATTGTTCCTACTTCTATATACTTAATTTTTAATCCTTCTGAAATGGAGTCTCATATTACGCTGCAAGAGAATGTTATAACTAATTCTCGTGGACAGAATCTTAGTTCATGTCCTCAACTAATTATCAAAAATACTGATCTGAACAACAGAATTAGTTTAGGAAATAAAACTCTTATTGGAGAACAATTTCTCATTCCTGATCATACAGATATGAATAGAAATAAAAAAATTCAACTATCTGTGAAAAAAAAGCAAGCCGGGACTCAAGCTTTTGCCCAGGGAAATTGTGAGGAAGCAAAAAAGCTATTTGCAGAAGCCAAAAATATATTTCCTAATGATCCAGAAAATATTATTTATTTGCATAATGTTCAAGTCGGATCAAATCCTCTCAAAATAGCCGTTAGTGTACCCATCGGCAACCAACCGCCTATTGCTCAAGAAATCCTCCGGGGAGTCGCTTATGCTCAATATAAAATTAACGAAACCGGGATTAATAACCGAAAATTACTGGTAGAAATTATCAATGATGACAATGATTCAGGGGTGGTGAAAAAAGTAGCTGAAGAATTAGTTAAAGATGCTACAATACTTGCTGTTATAGGACATAATACAAGTAAAGCTTCACTGGCAGCAGCACCCTTTTATAACGACCAATTAGTGATGGTTTCACCTACTAGCACAAGTGATAATCTCTCTAATTATAATAAATTCATTTTTCGGTCTGTATTTACTAATCGAGAGATGACAAAAACTTTAGCCAAATATGCAGTTAAAACTATTAACAAAAATCCAATAGCTGTTTGTTATGCTCATGATGATCCTAGTAGTAAATCTTTTACAGTAGATTTTAGGAAATCTGTCAACAATGAAGGTGGGAAAACAATTGAAATAGACTGCAATTTATCCAGTTCTAATTTCAATGCTGTGACAGCAGTAAGTCAAGCGATTAATCTGGGTGCAAATGGGTTGTTTATCGACCCCGAAATTAATCAATTAAACACAGCAATTAATTTAGCGAATGTCAATAATGGTAGATTAGTTTTATTTGGCGAACCAACTCTATATACTAAAGAAATATTACAAGGACAGGTTGAAGGTTTAGTGCTAGTCGCTCCCTGGCATCCTGATTTAAATCCGTCTTTTGCCCAAAATATGCAATCTTTTTGGGGTGGTCCGGTTAACTGGCGGACAGGGATGGCTTATGATGCAACACAAGCTATTATTGCTGGTTTGCAGCAAAAACAAACTCGTCAGGGTTTACAGCAAGTATTGGGGAGTAGGGAGTTTACTGCTCAAGGTGAAAATGGTGAAATTAAGTTTGATTACGATTCAGGCGATCGCCTGGGTACTGTAGTTCTTGTTACAGTGTCTAACAAAAACTTTAAATCTATCCCTGTCAAGTAA
- a CDS encoding protein kinase domain-containing protein, protein MLNYHQKFQIFLDLPQIGTPGYCSPEQENGIGVTYQSDFFSLGRTFVHLLTGIYPGNGNLQLDPRTSKLLWRDEAPEISEEFKDLIDDLIEHQPRDRPRNTQEILQEIKEIEADNKPTLFPVPIVFLSFALNLVFLTLLAMVNVLTLGWKVFFLVVVCVIGGFLFLPLIKYLL, encoded by the coding sequence ATGCTAAATTACCATCAAAAATTTCAGATTTTCCTTGATTTACCACAAATTGGCACTCCTGGTTATTGTTCACCAGAACAAGAAAATGGCATAGGGGTAACTTATCAATCTGATTTTTTTTCTTTGGGTCGTACTTTTGTTCATTTACTAACTGGAATTTATCCTGGAAATGGAAACTTGCAACTAGATCCAAGAACTTCAAAGTTATTATGGCGAGATGAAGCTCCAGAAATTTCTGAAGAATTTAAAGATTTAATTGATGATTTAATAGAGCATCAACCACGAGACAGACCAAGAAATACGCAAGAAATTTTGCAGGAAATCAAAGAAATTGAAGCAGATAATAAGCCAACTTTATTTCCTGTACCAATTGTTTTTTTAAGTTTTGCTCTCAATCTAGTTTTCTTGACTTTACTAGCTATGGTAAATGTATTAACGCTAGGCTGGAAAGTGTTTTTCTTGGTTGTCGTCTGTGTGATTGGTGGGTTTCTCTTTTTACCTTTGATTAAATATTTATTATAA
- a CDS encoding DUF3352 domain-containing protein, whose product MGLPIVSSVIKKKKKPSLVLTLSTAGLLIGAGSAVYWFFTQGQPLSRNLPVGANIIPQDALFAVSLTTDTQQWKKLREFGTPETQKALDKNLIKLQQRLLTNNGYNFEKDIQPWVGDEVTIAVLAPSLENKTSKQVATDAEIYEQSMVMVLPIKNPETAKSILAQPKSLKQGKWIERTYQGITIKQTQGQAGQKLSAALIDQQFVVITDNAKTTERTIDAYKNQASLATLEGFARNFSKTSNYKPFAQFYINVPIAAKIAAAAPNRRLPAQVLTQLQNNQGVAGTITLEAQGVRLKGVSWLNPNSKRVLAVENKAGSMQNRLPSETLMMLSGSNLQRLWTDYVSTSKGNPLSPIKPEKLRQSVKSLTNLDLEKDLLSWMKGEFSVAVIPNTPKDAAPDNFRAGLVFMIKASDAQGNLRQSAETALQNLDEVVKNQYQFQVEPGTVAGKPVVNWISPFGTLTATHGWLDQDVLFFVLGAPVSDTIVPKPNNTLASTLPFQQTVPSELNPPKGQFFLDMERAVKSFTFNTVSPNQQALLAAIRTVGMTTAVKDNRSQQYDIFLELKKGK is encoded by the coding sequence ATGGGACTACCTATTGTGTCTAGTGTGATCAAGAAAAAAAAGAAACCGTCTTTAGTCCTAACCCTATCAACTGCTGGGTTATTAATTGGTGCTGGAAGTGCTGTATATTGGTTTTTCACCCAAGGACAACCATTATCTAGAAATTTGCCAGTAGGTGCAAATATTATTCCTCAAGATGCTTTGTTTGCAGTTTCCTTAACAACGGATACTCAACAATGGAAAAAATTAAGGGAGTTTGGGACACCAGAAACTCAAAAAGCACTGGATAAAAATTTAATCAAGTTGCAACAACGCTTGTTAACTAATAATGGTTATAACTTCGAGAAAGATATTCAACCCTGGGTAGGGGATGAAGTAACTATCGCTGTTTTAGCTCCTTCATTAGAGAATAAAACATCTAAACAAGTAGCGACGGATGCTGAGATTTATGAACAGTCAATGGTGATGGTTTTACCAATCAAAAATCCCGAAACTGCCAAAAGTATTTTGGCACAACCTAAATCATTGAAACAAGGCAAATGGATTGAGCGCACTTATCAAGGCATCACGATTAAACAAACCCAAGGACAAGCTGGACAAAAGCTTTCGGCTGCATTAATAGATCAGCAATTTGTCGTGATTACAGATAATGCTAAAACCACAGAAAGAACAATTGATGCCTATAAAAATCAAGCTTCTTTAGCAACATTAGAAGGCTTTGCCAGAAACTTCTCAAAAACAAGCAATTATAAACCTTTTGCTCAATTTTATATCAATGTACCAATAGCTGCCAAAATAGCAGCAGCGGCTCCTAATCGACGTTTACCTGCTCAGGTACTGACGCAACTTCAAAATAACCAAGGTGTGGCGGGAACTATTACCTTAGAAGCACAAGGAGTTAGGTTAAAGGGTGTTTCTTGGTTAAACCCCAATAGTAAGCGCGTGCTGGCGGTAGAAAATAAAGCCGGCAGTATGCAAAATCGCCTTCCCAGCGAAACTTTAATGATGTTGTCTGGCAGTAACTTACAGCGTTTGTGGACAGACTATGTTTCTACTTCTAAAGGAAATCCTTTGTCACCTATCAAGCCGGAAAAACTGCGACAGAGTGTAAAATCTTTGACAAATTTGGATTTAGAAAAAGATTTACTCAGTTGGATGAAAGGGGAATTTTCAGTTGCTGTAATTCCTAATACGCCAAAAGATGCAGCACCTGATAATTTTCGGGCTGGTTTAGTGTTTATGATTAAGGCTAGTGATGCTCAGGGAAATTTACGCCAATCTGCGGAAACTGCTTTACAAAATCTCGATGAAGTGGTGAAAAATCAATATCAGTTTCAAGTCGAGCCTGGTACTGTGGCGGGTAAACCTGTTGTGAACTGGATTTCACCTTTTGGGACTTTGACTGCTACTCATGGTTGGTTAGATCAGGATGTGCTTTTCTTCGTTTTGGGCGCTCCTGTCAGCGATACAATTGTTCCTAAACCCAACAACACACTAGCCAGCACTCTGCCTTTTCAACAAACAGTTCCCTCTGAACTTAATCCACCCAAAGGACAATTTTTCTTAGATATGGAACGGGCGGTTAAAAGTTTTACTTTCAATACTGTATCTCCCAACCAACAAGCATTACTAGCAGCAATACGCACTGTTGGGATGACAACTGCTGTCAAAGATAATCGTAGTCAGCAATATGACATTTTTCTGGAGTTGAAAAAGGGTAAGTAG
- the ccsB gene encoding c-type cytochrome biogenesis protein CcsB translates to MNLVVLQNWLDNASFAVLFCTMLVYWVGAAFPSLSVTAALGTAGMAIANLCIATLLGARWIEAGYFPLSNLYESLFFLTWGITAVHLIAENTSRSRLVGVVTAPVAMGITAFATLTLPSEMQVSEPLVPALKSNWLMMHVSVMMLSYSALMVGSLLAIAFLIVTRGQNIQLQGSSFGNGGYRTNGYKLIKAEELVTETLTPASENNRFSRLESNNNGNGTAVLDVVKTAPISTAEILSPQRLTLAETLDNISYRVIGLGFPLLTIGIIAGGVWANEAWGSYWSWDPKETWALITWLVFAAYLHARITRGWQGRKPAILAAGGFVVVWICYLGVNLLGKGLHSYGWFF, encoded by the coding sequence ATGAATCTGGTTGTACTCCAGAACTGGCTGGATAATGCCTCCTTTGCTGTTTTGTTCTGCACTATGCTGGTGTATTGGGTGGGGGCGGCTTTTCCGAGTTTATCGGTGACTGCGGCTTTGGGGACGGCTGGAATGGCGATCGCTAATTTGTGTATTGCTACTCTTTTAGGGGCAAGATGGATTGAAGCTGGTTATTTTCCTCTCAGCAATCTTTATGAGTCTCTATTTTTCCTCACTTGGGGAATTACTGCTGTCCATCTCATTGCTGAAAATACAAGTCGTAGCAGGTTAGTGGGGGTTGTAACTGCTCCTGTAGCGATGGGAATTACAGCTTTTGCTACTTTAACCTTACCTTCAGAAATGCAGGTTTCTGAACCTTTAGTACCGGCTTTAAAGTCGAATTGGTTGATGATGCACGTCAGTGTGATGATGTTGAGTTATTCGGCTTTGATGGTAGGTTCTTTGTTGGCGATCGCTTTTTTAATTGTCACTCGCGGCCAAAACATTCAATTACAAGGAAGTTCTTTTGGCAATGGTGGTTATCGCACCAATGGTTACAAACTCATCAAGGCTGAAGAATTAGTCACAGAAACCCTAACTCCTGCATCGGAAAATAATCGTTTTTCCCGGTTGGAAAGTAATAACAACGGTAATGGTACTGCTGTTTTAGATGTGGTGAAAACTGCGCCTATTTCAACTGCGGAAATTCTTTCTCCTCAACGTCTTACCCTAGCAGAAACCCTAGATAATATTAGTTATCGCGTGATTGGTTTGGGTTTTCCCCTACTCACAATTGGTATTATTGCTGGTGGAGTTTGGGCTAATGAAGCTTGGGGTTCTTATTGGAGTTGGGACCCAAAAGAAACTTGGGCTTTAATTACTTGGTTAGTTTTTGCTGCTTATCTTCATGCGAGAATTACTCGCGGTTGGCAAGGTAGAAAACCGGCAATTTTAGCCGCAGGTGGTTTTGTTGTAGTTTGGATTTGTTATTTGGGTGTGAATCTTTTGGGTAAAGGTTTACATTCTTACGGTTGGTTTTTCTAG
- the tilS gene encoding tRNA lysidine(34) synthetase TilS has protein sequence MSLWTPLHAQIHRTIRARHLFERHQNLLVAVSGGQDSLCLIKLLLDLQPKWGWNLAIAHCDHRWRADSQANADHVQNLAQTWNLPFYLETAINLVNSEATARNWRYQVLTNIAQTYNYQYIITGHTASDRAETLLYNLMRGTGADGLQALTWQRPLTDNITLVRPLLEVTRHQTEQFCQDFNLPIWEDSTNQNLQYARNRIRNELLPYLKQNFNPQVESHLAQTAELLQAEVEYLEQTARQLRLEASAKGEKGDLQLNRHLLKKQPLALQRRVMRQVLQEILPDAPNFEHIEKITVLITAPNRSQTDPFPGGAIAQVQGEWICIIKK, from the coding sequence ATGAGCTTATGGACTCCTCTCCACGCCCAAATACATCGTACTATCCGCGCTCGTCATTTATTTGAGCGTCACCAAAATCTATTAGTCGCAGTTTCCGGTGGTCAAGATTCTTTATGCTTAATTAAATTATTATTAGATTTACAACCTAAATGGGGATGGAATCTAGCTATAGCCCATTGTGATCATCGTTGGCGTGCTGACTCTCAAGCTAATGCTGATCATGTACAAAATTTAGCACAAACTTGGAATCTACCTTTTTATTTAGAAACAGCTATAAATCTTGTTAATAGTGAAGCTACAGCTAGAAATTGGCGTTATCAGGTTTTAACGAATATTGCCCAAACTTATAATTATCAATATATCATTACTGGACATACAGCCAGCGATCGCGCGGAAACTTTACTCTACAACCTCATGCGCGGTACTGGTGCTGACGGTTTACAAGCTTTAACTTGGCAACGTCCACTTACTGACAACATTACCTTAGTACGTCCACTTTTAGAAGTTACTCGCCACCAAACTGAGCAGTTTTGTCAGGATTTTAATTTGCCCATTTGGGAAGATTCCACAAATCAAAATTTACAATATGCCCGTAATCGCATACGTAACGAACTCTTACCATATCTCAAGCAAAATTTCAACCCCCAAGTAGAATCTCACCTAGCACAAACAGCAGAACTACTACAAGCGGAGGTAGAATATCTAGAACAAACAGCCCGTCAATTGCGCTTAGAAGCCTCAGCAAAGGGTGAGAAAGGCGATTTACAACTTAATCGTCATCTTTTAAAAAAACAACCCCTAGCTTTGCAACGTCGGGTGATGCGTCAGGTCTTACAGGAAATATTACCTGATGCGCCCAACTTTGAACACATTGAAAAAATCACAGTTTTAATTACAGCACCCAACCGTTCTCAAACTGATCCTTTTCCCGGTGGAGCGATCGCTCAAGTACAAGGTGAGTGGATATGTATCATCAAGAAGTAA
- the hemB gene encoding porphobilinogen synthase: protein MLSANSNTDQSLNLVQRPRRLRRTETLRKMVRETILTVDDLIYPMFVMTGEGQKVEIPSMPECYRYSVDLLLKEVAEVSQLGIKAIALFPVIPENQKDDTGTESCNPAGLVQKTVKAIKNAVPDIIVITDVALDPFTTHGHDGLVDENGVILNDPTVEVLVKMALSQAQAGADFVAPSDMMDGRVGAIRQALDAEGYINVGILAYSAKYASAYYGPFRDALDSAPKFGDKKTYQMDAGNSKEALKEVELDIAEGADIVMVKPALAYLDIIHQVKINTNLPVAAYNVSGEYAMIKAAAANGWIDEKKVILETLTSMKRAGADLILTYFAKEVALMLM from the coding sequence ATGCTGTCTGCAAATTCAAATACTGATCAGTCATTAAATTTGGTTCAACGTCCTCGTCGTTTGCGACGGACCGAAACCCTACGGAAGATGGTCAGGGAAACCATACTCACAGTAGATGACCTGATCTATCCCATGTTTGTGATGACTGGGGAAGGACAAAAAGTAGAAATTCCTTCCATGCCGGAATGTTATCGTTATTCTGTGGATCTGCTGTTAAAAGAAGTTGCCGAAGTGTCACAATTGGGAATTAAGGCGATCGCCCTGTTCCCAGTTATCCCAGAAAACCAAAAAGACGACACAGGTACAGAAAGCTGCAACCCAGCAGGTTTAGTACAAAAAACCGTCAAAGCTATCAAAAACGCCGTTCCCGACATCATCGTTATTACCGATGTCGCCCTTGATCCCTTCACCACACACGGTCATGATGGTTTAGTAGATGAAAACGGGGTTATTTTAAACGACCCCACCGTGGAAGTATTGGTAAAAATGGCACTTTCCCAAGCTCAAGCCGGTGCTGATTTTGTTGCTCCTTCTGACATGATGGATGGTAGAGTTGGGGCAATTCGTCAAGCTTTAGACGCTGAAGGTTATATCAATGTCGGTATTTTGGCATACTCGGCAAAATACGCATCAGCCTATTATGGACCATTCCGAGATGCTTTAGATTCCGCGCCGAAATTTGGCGATAAAAAAACCTATCAAATGGATGCGGGGAATAGCAAAGAAGCTTTAAAAGAAGTGGAATTAGATATTGCTGAAGGTGCAGATATCGTCATGGTTAAACCTGCCCTAGCTTATCTCGATATCATCCATCAAGTCAAAATCAATACTAATTTACCAGTTGCAGCATACAACGTTAGCGGCGAGTACGCAATGATCAAAGCCGCAGCCGCTAATGGTTGGATAGATGAGAAAAAGGTGATTTTAGAAACCTTAACCAGCATGAAACGGGCTGGTGCAGATTTAATTTTAACTTACTTCGCTAAAGAAGTGGCTTTGATGTTGATGTAA
- a CDS encoding chorismate lyase: MTTIVTPTTTTLPTAWHRLKPIWQGEGEEIQKGLPHTQLAPAWQLLLLGDGSPTRHLQLLTCEPTEVDVIDMSLIGINSDNAPSLIEAVPGPRLRRQVWLRTASGKRLGYATSWWEASHVDEFLQNRSLPIWASLARIRTELYRDIRGIYCGYSEALELGFEQAGPFWGRHYLFWHHGQPLTLIYEVFSPYLTKYLGQTQLSGSED, translated from the coding sequence TTGACTACTATAGTTACGCCCACAACCACTACACTGCCAACCGCTTGGCATCGTTTAAAACCTATTTGGCAAGGTGAAGGAGAGGAAATTCAAAAAGGTTTACCTCATACTCAGTTAGCACCTGCTTGGCAATTACTACTTTTAGGTGATGGTTCTCCAACCAGACATTTACAATTACTGACTTGTGAACCCACAGAAGTAGATGTGATTGATATGTCTTTAATTGGCATCAACTCAGATAATGCGCCTAGCTTAATTGAAGCCGTACCAGGTCCGAGATTGCGCCGTCAGGTATGGCTGCGGACTGCTTCCGGTAAAAGATTGGGTTATGCGACTTCTTGGTGGGAAGCGAGTCATGTAGATGAATTTTTGCAAAATCGTTCTTTACCAATTTGGGCAAGTTTAGCCCGTATCCGTACAGAATTGTATAGAGATATTCGCGGAATTTATTGTGGTTACTCAGAAGCCTTAGAGTTAGGATTTGAGCAAGCTGGACCATTTTGGGGTCGCCATTATTTGTTTTGGCATCATGGACAACCACTCACCTTAATTTATGAAGTTTTTTCGCCTTATTTAACTAAATATTTAGGTCAGACACAGTTGAGTGGTAGTGAAGATTAA
- a CDS encoding type II toxin-antitoxin system Phd/YefM family antitoxin: protein MINLENIHPLTDFKRNVKQFIEHIKATKSPLVLTVNGKAEIVIQDVASFQQTQERLQLAESELQKLNFEALQRDVSLGAEQLKNGEYSEYNDESLPTLLEKIKARGQDQLGK from the coding sequence ATGATTAACCTAGAAAATATTCACCCACTCACAGACTTCAAACGCAACGTCAAACAGTTTATCGAACACATCAAAGCTACAAAATCTCCTCTCGTTCTCACTGTTAACGGTAAAGCAGAAATTGTCATTCAAGATGTGGCTAGTTTTCAACAAACTCAAGAACGTTTACAGCTTGCAGAGTCGGAATTGCAAAAGCTAAATTTTGAAGCATTGCAACGCGATGTATCTTTAGGTGCGGAACAGTTAAAAAATGGAGAATACAGCGAATATAACGATGAGTCTTTACCCACTTTGCTGGAAAAGATTAAAGCAAGGGGACAGGATCAGCTAGGTAAATAA